In Arachis hypogaea cultivar Tifrunner chromosome 17, arahy.Tifrunner.gnm2.J5K5, whole genome shotgun sequence, a single window of DNA contains:
- the LOC112762581 gene encoding uncharacterized protein produces the protein MAFRSFRAQSVSNQGSYPSEKTSEEPLPSKVAQSTVTCFYQTNVAGYWRNISILWCKNLMNHSLHITVDSPGGDAHFGCKIDVKPWHFWSKKGYKTFDVEGRSVEVYWDLRSAKFSGSPEPNSDYYVALISEDEVVLLLGDYKKKAYKRTKSRPALVEAMLLVKKENVFARKSFATKARFDEKRKDSEIVVDSSTGGPNDPEMWISIDGIVLIHVKNLQWKFRGNQTVMVNKQPIQVFWDVHDWLFCGAAAGPGLFIFKPGPPEAESEKEGSAVEGCEGSDDGSVGYYSTLNIATFEFCLVLCAYKIE, from the coding sequence ATGGCTTTCCGTTCCTTTAGGGCGCAATCGGTTTCGAATCAAGGATCATACCCATCGGAGAAGACATCAGAAGAACCATTACCAAGCAAAGTGGCACAGAGCACCGTAACATGCTTCTACCAAACCAATGTGGCAGGGTATTGGCGAAACATCTCTATCTTGTGGTGCAAGAATCTCATGAACCATTCCTTACACATCACCGTCGATAGCCCCGGCGGCGATGCGCATTTCGGCTGCAAGATCGACGTCAAGCCATGGCATTTTTGGAGCAAGAAAGGCTACAAGACTTTCGACGTGGAAGGCCGTTCCGTCGAGGTCTATTGGGACCTCCGGTCGGCGAAATTCTCCGGCAGCCCCGAACCGAACAGCGATTACTACGTTGCGTTGATTTCCGAAGACGAGGTGGTTTTGTTGTTGGGAGACTACAAGAAGAAGGCATACAAGAGGACGAAGTCGCGGCCGGCGCTGGTGGAGGCAATGCTGCTTGTCAAGAAAGAGAATGTGTTCGCCCGGAAAAGTTTCGCCACCAAGGCGAGGTTCGATGAGAAGAGGAAAGACAGCGAAATCGTCGTCGACAGCTCCACCGGCGGTCCTAACGACCCCGAGATGTGGATCAGCATCGACGGCATCGTGCTCATCCACGTCAAGAATTTACAATGGAAGTTTAGAGGCAATCAGACCGTTATGGTTAACAAGCAGCCCATTCAGGTTTTTTGGGACGTTCATGATTGGTTGTTCTGTGGTGCTGCTGCTGGGCCTGGGCTTTTTATATTCAAGCCCGGCCCACCCGAGGCGGAGAGCGAGAAAGAAGGAAGCGCTGTTGAAGGTTGTGAGGGTAGTGATGATGGGAGTGTTGGGTATTATTCAACTctcaatattgctacctttgagTTCTGTCTTGTTCTATGTGCCTATAAAATTGAGTAA
- the LOC112767008 gene encoding calmodulin-binding receptor-like cytoplasmic kinase 2 isoform X1, with the protein MKKSPSSSINKSLHNQYSQRKENDRSFLKSFKSAFRAVFALFLSGSKRKTPSKVDERNNISKVRGVSSSIDSSKSSSKWKFSNSYASSSRTASGQLEIGNFTFEEIYKSTSRFSPENQIGEGGFGTVYKGKLNDGTLVAVKRAKKDGPKHLYEFKNEIYTLSKIEHRNLVRLYGYLELAEEKIIVVEYVGNGTLRDHLDGTQGDGLEIAERLDVAIDVAHAITYLHMYTDNPIIHRDIKASNILITENLRAKVADFGFARLSDDPSATHISTQVKGTAGYMDPEYLRTYQLTDKSDVYSFGVLLVEMMTGRHPIEPNRPLQERVTIRWAMKMLKQGDAVFAMDPRMRRSPASNKAVKKVLKLAFQCLAPSRELRPSMKSCAEVLWGIRKSFRDEATSNVPPLPSHQSENFPQRGKNLQTVFGIEDDESNKFASAPNQIHS; encoded by the exons ATGAAGAAATCACCTTCAAGCAGCATCAATAAAAGTTTGCATAATCAATATagccaaagaaaagagaatgatCGTTCTTTCTTGAAATCTTTCAAGTCTGCTTTCAGAGCTGTTTTTGCATTGTTCCTCTCCGGAAGCAAAAGAAAGACACCCTCAAAAGTTGATGAAAGAAACAACATATCAAAAGTCAGAGGAGTATCAT CTTCAATTGACTCATCCAAAAGTTCATCAAAATGGAAATTTTCTAACTCCTATGCATCATCATCTAGAACTGCAAGTGGGCAACTTGAGATTGGAAACTTCACCTTTGAAGAAATCTACAAGTCAACGTCAAGATTCTCCCCGGAGAATCAGATAGGAGAAGGTGGATTTGGAACAGTTTACAAAGGTAAGCTTAACGACGGAACTCTTGTTGCCGTGAAGCGCGCCAAGAAG GACGGACCGAAACACTTGTACGAGTTCAAGAATGAAATATACACCTTGTCAAAGATTGAGCATCGGAATCTTGTGCGGCTATATGGATATTTGGAGCTTGCAGAAGAGAAGATTATTGTTGTTGAGTATGTTGGTAATGGGACCCTTCGCGATCATCTAGATG GTACTCAAGGGGATGGACTAGAAATTGCTGAGCGTCTAGACGTAGCAATTGATGTGGCTCACGCAATCACTTACCTTCACATGTACACAG ATAATCCAATTATTCATAGAGACATAAAAGCATCAAACATTCTAATCACAGAGAACTTAAGGGCCAAAGTGGCAGACTTTGGTTTTGCACGCTTGTCTGATGACCCTTCAGCAACTCATATTTCAACTCAAGTTAAAGGAACTGCTGGCTACATGGATCCTGAGTACCTAAGAACATACCAACTCACTGATAAGAGTGACGTTTATTCGTTCGGTGTTTTGCTTGTCGAAATGATGACAGGACGGCATCCCATCGAGCCCAACAGACCCCTCCAAGAGAGAGTTACAATCAGATGG GCAATGAAGATGCTGAAACAAGGGGATGCTGTGTTTGCAATGGACCCGAGAATGCGAAGAAGCCCGGCCTCTAACAAGGCAGTGAAGAAGGTTCTAAAACTAGCCTTCCAATGCCTTGCACCTTCGCGGGAATTGCGGCCATCAATGAAGAGTTGTGCAGAGGTTCTATGGGGAATCAGGAAAAGCTTTAGAGATGAAGCCACTTCTAAtgttcctcctcttccttctcacCAATCTGAAAATTTTCCTCAAAGAGGAAAGAATTTGCAAACGGTATTTGGTATTGAGGATGATGAGAGCAATAAATTTGCTTCTGCACCTAACCAAATTCATTCATAA
- the LOC112767008 gene encoding calmodulin-binding receptor-like cytoplasmic kinase 2 isoform X2 → MKKSPSSSINKSLHNQYSQRKENDRSFLKSFKSAFRAVFALFLSGSKRKTPSKVDERNNISKVRGVSSSIDSSKSSSKWKFSNSYASSSRTASGQLEIGNFTFEEIYKSTSRFSPENQIGEGGFGTVYKGKLNDGTLVAVKRAKKDGPKHLYEFKNEIYTLSKIEHRNLVRLYGYLELAEEKIIVVEYVGNGTLRDHLDGTQGDGLEIAERLDVAIDVAHAITYLHMYTENLRAKVADFGFARLSDDPSATHISTQVKGTAGYMDPEYLRTYQLTDKSDVYSFGVLLVEMMTGRHPIEPNRPLQERVTIRWAMKMLKQGDAVFAMDPRMRRSPASNKAVKKVLKLAFQCLAPSRELRPSMKSCAEVLWGIRKSFRDEATSNVPPLPSHQSENFPQRGKNLQTVFGIEDDESNKFASAPNQIHS, encoded by the exons ATGAAGAAATCACCTTCAAGCAGCATCAATAAAAGTTTGCATAATCAATATagccaaagaaaagagaatgatCGTTCTTTCTTGAAATCTTTCAAGTCTGCTTTCAGAGCTGTTTTTGCATTGTTCCTCTCCGGAAGCAAAAGAAAGACACCCTCAAAAGTTGATGAAAGAAACAACATATCAAAAGTCAGAGGAGTATCAT CTTCAATTGACTCATCCAAAAGTTCATCAAAATGGAAATTTTCTAACTCCTATGCATCATCATCTAGAACTGCAAGTGGGCAACTTGAGATTGGAAACTTCACCTTTGAAGAAATCTACAAGTCAACGTCAAGATTCTCCCCGGAGAATCAGATAGGAGAAGGTGGATTTGGAACAGTTTACAAAGGTAAGCTTAACGACGGAACTCTTGTTGCCGTGAAGCGCGCCAAGAAG GACGGACCGAAACACTTGTACGAGTTCAAGAATGAAATATACACCTTGTCAAAGATTGAGCATCGGAATCTTGTGCGGCTATATGGATATTTGGAGCTTGCAGAAGAGAAGATTATTGTTGTTGAGTATGTTGGTAATGGGACCCTTCGCGATCATCTAGATG GTACTCAAGGGGATGGACTAGAAATTGCTGAGCGTCTAGACGTAGCAATTGATGTGGCTCACGCAATCACTTACCTTCACATGTACACAG AGAACTTAAGGGCCAAAGTGGCAGACTTTGGTTTTGCACGCTTGTCTGATGACCCTTCAGCAACTCATATTTCAACTCAAGTTAAAGGAACTGCTGGCTACATGGATCCTGAGTACCTAAGAACATACCAACTCACTGATAAGAGTGACGTTTATTCGTTCGGTGTTTTGCTTGTCGAAATGATGACAGGACGGCATCCCATCGAGCCCAACAGACCCCTCCAAGAGAGAGTTACAATCAGATGG GCAATGAAGATGCTGAAACAAGGGGATGCTGTGTTTGCAATGGACCCGAGAATGCGAAGAAGCCCGGCCTCTAACAAGGCAGTGAAGAAGGTTCTAAAACTAGCCTTCCAATGCCTTGCACCTTCGCGGGAATTGCGGCCATCAATGAAGAGTTGTGCAGAGGTTCTATGGGGAATCAGGAAAAGCTTTAGAGATGAAGCCACTTCTAAtgttcctcctcttccttctcacCAATCTGAAAATTTTCCTCAAAGAGGAAAGAATTTGCAAACGGTATTTGGTATTGAGGATGATGAGAGCAATAAATTTGCTTCTGCACCTAACCAAATTCATTCATAA